The genomic DNA AATGGAGGATTTCAGATGAAAAAGAAAGTACTTGCTTTAGCAGCAGCTATTACATTAGTAGCCCCTTTACAAAGCGTTGCATTTGCTCATGAAAATGATGGGGGAAGTAAAATAAAAATAGTTCACCGTTGGTCTGCTGAAGATAAACATAAAGAAGGTGTAAACTCTCATTTATGGATTGTAAACCGTGCCATTGATATTATGTCTCGCAATACAACACTTGTAAAACAAGATCGAGTTGCACAAGTAAATGAATGGCGTACGGAATTAGAAAATGGTATTTATGCTGCTGACTATGAAAATCCTTATTATGATAATAGCACATTTGCTTCACATTTCTATGATCCAGACAATGGAAAAACATATATTCCATTTGCAAAGCAGGCAAAAGAAACTGGAGCTAAATATTTTAAATTAGCTGGTGAATCATATAAAAATAAAGATATGAAACAAGCATTCTTCTATTTAGGATTATCTCTTCATTATTTAGGAGATGTAAACCAACCGATGCATGCGGCAAACTTTACAAATCTTTCGTACCCACAAGGATTCCATTCTAAATATGAAAACTTTGTAGATACGATAAAAGATAATTATAAAGTAACGGATGGAAATGGATATTGGAACTGGAAAGGTACAAATCCAGAAGATTGGATTCATGGCGCGGCAGTAGCAGCGAAACAAGATTACGCTGGAATTGTAAATGATAATACGAAAGATTGGTTCGTAAAAGCAGCTGTATCACAAGAATATGCAGATAAATGGCGCGCTGAAGTTACACCAATGACAGGTAAGCGATTAATGGATGCACAACGTGTTACTGCTGGATACATTCAGCTTTGGTTTGATACGTACGGAGATCGTTAAGTATTTAAAAAAGGTCAAATCTCATAATAGAGTATTTGGCCTTTTTATCACTATACACATGGAGGTATGGAACGTGAAAGGTAAATTGCTAAAAGGTGTACTTAGCTTTGGGATTGGTTTAGGAGTTTTATACGGAGGACCTTCAGCTCAAGCAGACACGTCTACAAATCAAAATAGTACTTTAAAAGTGATGACACATAATGTGTACATGTTATCAACAAATTTATATCCGAACTGGGGGCAAAGCCAGCGTGCTGATTTAATCGGGGCAGCGGATTATATTAAAAATCAGGATGTTGTTATATTAAATGAAGTGTTTGATAATAG from Bacillus basilensis includes the following:
- the cerA gene encoding phospholipase CerA, with protein sequence MKKKVLALAAAITLVAPLQSVAFAHENDGGSKIKIVHRWSAEDKHKEGVNSHLWIVNRAIDIMSRNTTLVKQDRVAQVNEWRTELENGIYAADYENPYYDNSTFASHFYDPDNGKTYIPFAKQAKETGAKYFKLAGESYKNKDMKQAFFYLGLSLHYLGDVNQPMHAANFTNLSYPQGFHSKYENFVDTIKDNYKVTDGNGYWNWKGTNPEDWIHGAAVAAKQDYAGIVNDNTKDWFVKAAVSQEYADKWRAEVTPMTGKRLMDAQRVTAGYIQLWFDTYGDR